A genomic region of Clavibacter michiganensis subsp. insidiosus contains the following coding sequences:
- a CDS encoding carboxylesterase/lipase family protein, with amino-acid sequence MTPDAEQPTPAYDPSELDVQVTGGTVRGVRERGVEAWRGIPFAAPPRGDLRFRAPQPVVGWEGARFAQHFGKVAPQVSAGAFMGAPQGTPMGEDCLTVNVVAPSGLSPDAARVNRESQLRPVMVFIHGGAYVVGSSRENPVQGEGLVRQGGIVYVSFNYRLGALGYLDFSRYSTPERPIESNLGLRDQVQALQWVRDNIRAFGGDPDNVTVFGESAGGNAVTTLMAVPAAHGLFARAIAQSSPTNAVYPAEQTARWAEQFVGLLADRAGRAPDDAEAVRLLTSASSSTLAAAANELMVRTPDQEPGTITFSPVIDGDVLPERPLDAFKHGRAARVPLIIGTNEREGSLFTGRLDILATTPPRIEAVFAKTDEAHRAELAALYPGIPKRRAALDFGGDYAFWFPSIKVAERHARYAPVHFYRFDVAPRLVRLMGLDATHGLELFALFDRMDSMLGRGMTLLGGRRAFVAAGERMRIAWLRFAQDGTVDESWPPYVGGDDEAPGTQAPSAAASGERATLVFDVVDRVEHDPHADRRVAWRDFVPHI; translated from the coding sequence GTGACTCCCGACGCCGAGCAGCCCACCCCGGCGTACGACCCGTCGGAGCTCGACGTCCAGGTCACGGGCGGCACTGTCCGCGGCGTGCGCGAGCGGGGCGTCGAGGCCTGGCGCGGCATCCCCTTCGCGGCCCCGCCCCGCGGCGACCTCCGGTTCCGGGCGCCGCAGCCCGTCGTCGGCTGGGAGGGCGCCAGGTTCGCGCAGCACTTCGGCAAGGTCGCGCCCCAGGTCAGCGCGGGCGCGTTCATGGGCGCGCCGCAGGGCACGCCGATGGGGGAGGACTGCCTCACCGTCAACGTCGTCGCCCCGTCCGGCCTGAGCCCCGACGCCGCGCGCGTGAACCGCGAGTCGCAGCTGCGGCCCGTCATGGTCTTCATCCACGGCGGCGCCTACGTCGTCGGATCCTCGCGGGAGAACCCCGTGCAGGGCGAGGGCCTCGTGCGCCAGGGCGGCATCGTCTACGTCAGCTTCAACTACCGGCTCGGCGCCCTCGGCTACCTCGACTTCAGCCGCTACTCGACCCCCGAGCGCCCCATCGAGTCGAACCTGGGCCTCCGCGACCAGGTGCAGGCGCTCCAGTGGGTGCGCGACAACATCCGCGCGTTCGGCGGGGATCCCGACAACGTCACGGTCTTCGGCGAGTCCGCGGGTGGCAACGCCGTCACGACCCTCATGGCGGTGCCGGCCGCGCACGGCCTCTTCGCCCGGGCCATCGCGCAGAGCTCGCCCACGAACGCCGTCTACCCGGCGGAGCAGACCGCGCGCTGGGCCGAGCAGTTCGTGGGCCTCCTCGCGGACCGGGCGGGCCGCGCGCCCGACGACGCCGAGGCCGTGCGCCTCCTCACCTCCGCGAGCTCGTCCACCCTGGCGGCGGCCGCCAACGAGCTCATGGTGCGGACGCCCGACCAGGAGCCCGGCACCATCACGTTCAGCCCCGTCATCGACGGCGACGTGCTGCCGGAGCGCCCGCTCGACGCGTTCAAGCACGGGCGCGCGGCCCGGGTGCCGCTCATCATCGGCACGAACGAGCGCGAGGGATCCCTGTTCACCGGCCGCCTCGACATCCTCGCGACCACGCCGCCGCGCATCGAGGCCGTGTTCGCGAAGACCGACGAGGCGCACCGCGCGGAGCTGGCCGCGCTCTACCCGGGCATCCCGAAGCGCCGGGCCGCGCTCGACTTCGGCGGCGACTACGCCTTCTGGTTCCCGTCGATCAAGGTGGCCGAGCGCCACGCCCGCTACGCCCCCGTGCACTTCTACCGCTTCGACGTCGCGCCGCGCCTCGTGCGCCTGATGGGGCTCGACGCCACGCACGGCCTCGAGCTCTTCGCGCTGTTCGACCGCATGGACTCGATGCTCGGCCGCGGCATGACCCTCCTCGGCGGCCGGCGCGCGTTCGTCGCGGCGGGCGAGCGGATGCGCATCGCGTGGCTCCGCTTCGCGCAGGACGGCACCGTCGACGAGTCCTGGCCGCCCTACGTGGGCGGCGACGACGAGGCCCCGGGCACGCAGGCGCCGTCGGCCGCGGCATCGGGGGAGCGCGCGACCCTCGTGTTCGACGTCGTCGACCGCGTCGAGCACGACCCCCACGCCGATCGCCGCGTCGCGTGGCGGGACTTCGTCCCGCACATCTGA
- a CDS encoding Nramp family divalent metal transporter, which yields MTDLDTRGGVREPQESAKRWRIVGPGLVVAATGIGAGDLVATLVAGSRFGYALLWAAVLGVIIKIFLVEGAGRYSLATGKTIFEGWRTVGRWTTWYFGPYILIWGLVYGAAAMSSSALPLAALFPGVDLKVFAIACGLVGAVVVWFGRYSAFEKIIAVFVGLIFVTVVGAAVVTVPNVPALLTGLVPTIPEGGLVVALSIAGGVGGTITLAAYGYWLREKGWVAPGWMKVMRIDNSVAYVMSGVFVLSMLVVGAELLYSADIALADGEGGLVQLADVLGERYGAFMTWFFLLGFFATSFSSILGVWNGVSLMFADFLGTVRGLDVEDPRRRLGGSYYRAFIVWLTIPPIGLLFLDQPIGLIIAYGVLGALFMPFLAITLLVLLNTDRTPRAWRNRPLSNTVMGLSALLFVVLGVQQLVTEVGKLL from the coding sequence ATGACCGACCTCGACACGCGCGGCGGCGTCCGCGAACCCCAGGAGTCCGCGAAGCGCTGGCGCATCGTCGGGCCCGGCCTCGTGGTCGCGGCGACCGGCATCGGCGCGGGCGACCTCGTCGCGACGCTCGTGGCCGGATCCCGCTTCGGCTACGCCCTGCTCTGGGCCGCGGTCCTCGGCGTGATCATCAAGATCTTCCTGGTCGAGGGTGCCGGCCGGTACTCGCTCGCGACGGGGAAGACCATCTTCGAGGGCTGGCGCACCGTCGGCCGGTGGACCACGTGGTACTTCGGCCCGTACATCCTCATCTGGGGCCTCGTCTACGGCGCCGCCGCGATGAGCTCCTCGGCCCTCCCGCTCGCGGCGCTCTTCCCGGGCGTGGACCTCAAGGTCTTCGCCATCGCGTGCGGCCTCGTGGGCGCCGTCGTGGTCTGGTTCGGCCGCTACTCCGCGTTCGAGAAGATCATCGCGGTCTTCGTCGGGCTCATATTCGTGACCGTCGTGGGCGCCGCCGTCGTCACCGTGCCGAACGTGCCGGCGCTCCTCACGGGCCTCGTGCCGACGATCCCCGAGGGTGGCCTCGTCGTCGCGCTCAGCATTGCGGGCGGCGTCGGCGGCACCATCACGCTCGCGGCCTACGGCTACTGGCTGCGCGAGAAGGGCTGGGTGGCGCCCGGGTGGATGAAGGTCATGCGCATCGACAACTCCGTCGCCTACGTGATGAGCGGCGTCTTCGTGCTCTCGATGCTCGTGGTCGGCGCCGAGCTCCTGTACTCCGCCGACATCGCGCTGGCCGACGGCGAGGGCGGCCTCGTCCAGCTCGCCGACGTGCTGGGGGAGCGGTACGGCGCCTTCATGACGTGGTTCTTCCTGCTCGGCTTCTTCGCGACGTCGTTCTCGTCGATCCTCGGGGTGTGGAACGGCGTCTCGCTCATGTTCGCCGACTTCCTCGGCACCGTCCGCGGCCTCGACGTCGAGGACCCGCGCCGTCGCCTCGGCGGCAGCTACTACCGCGCGTTCATCGTCTGGCTGACGATCCCGCCCATCGGTCTGCTGTTCCTCGACCAGCCGATCGGACTGATCATCGCGTACGGCGTGCTGGGCGCGCTGTTCATGCCGTTCCTCGCGATCACCCTGCTCGTGCTCCTCAACACCGACCGCACGCCGCGCGCGTGGCGCAACCGGCCGCTCAGCAACACGGTGATGGGCCTCTCGGCGCTGCTGTTCGTGGTGCTCGGCGTGCAGCAGCTCGTGACGGAGGTCGGGAAGCTGCTGTAG
- a CDS encoding DUF429 domain-containing protein yields MRRFLGIDLAWAEGTAARPARETGLACIDASGRVLALETARGIDEVVAWVDRWQGPGAVAAVDGPLVVANATGSRLAEKEVASRYGRLGISAYPSNRGLPAQGAVALRRRLEEAGWEYDDGSDADRGPDARTMLECYPYTTLVGAPELGFAAMKPRYKRLAPLLATADRRPHRAAEFRMVLAAVAGLARADPPLDVTTHPRAAALVADGPAMVERQHKHLEDLLDGLLCAWTAAYWARHGRARSQVLGATDPVVDERGRRGTIIAPARPHQRAPGDPLSAPEA; encoded by the coding sequence ATGCGCCGCTTCCTCGGGATCGACCTCGCCTGGGCGGAGGGCACGGCGGCCCGTCCGGCGCGCGAGACGGGGCTCGCGTGCATCGACGCGTCGGGCCGCGTGCTCGCGCTGGAGACGGCCCGCGGGATCGACGAGGTGGTCGCCTGGGTGGACCGCTGGCAGGGCCCCGGCGCGGTCGCCGCGGTCGACGGACCGCTCGTCGTCGCCAACGCCACGGGCAGCCGCCTCGCCGAGAAGGAGGTCGCGTCCCGCTACGGGCGCCTCGGGATCTCCGCCTACCCGTCGAACCGGGGCCTGCCCGCGCAGGGCGCCGTCGCGCTGCGGCGGCGGCTCGAGGAGGCGGGCTGGGAGTACGACGACGGATCCGACGCCGACCGCGGCCCGGACGCCCGCACCATGCTCGAGTGCTACCCGTACACGACGCTCGTCGGCGCGCCCGAGCTCGGGTTCGCCGCCATGAAGCCGCGGTACAAGCGCCTCGCCCCCCTGCTCGCGACGGCGGACCGCCGGCCGCATCGCGCGGCCGAGTTCCGCATGGTGCTCGCGGCGGTCGCGGGGCTGGCGCGCGCGGATCCGCCGCTCGACGTCACGACGCACCCGCGCGCGGCCGCGCTCGTCGCCGACGGCCCCGCGATGGTGGAGCGGCAGCACAAGCACCTCGAGGACCTGCTCGACGGCCTGCTCTGCGCGTGGACCGCGGCGTACTGGGCACGGCACGGGCGGGCACGCTCGCAGGTGCTGGGCGCGACGGATCCGGTGGTCGACGAGCGCGGGCGCCGCGGCACGATCATCGCGCCGGCCCGGCCGCACCAGCGCGCGCCCGGTGATCCGCTGTCCGCGCCCGAGGCCTGA
- a CDS encoding NCS2 family permease produces the protein MTEARTSSPAPETRGGRGALDRFFEITKRGSTYAREIRGGVLTFVTMAYIVVLNPLILGGFSADAATLDVEGNWLRATQVGAATALTAGVMTILFGLVARLPFAFAAGLGINSFLAVSVVGEVTWPEAMGLVVINGLVIVLLATTGLRTLIFRAVPRELKTAITVGIGLFIAFIGFVDSGFVRGTGVPASPLALGIDGSIASLPTVVFVLGLVIMGVLMARRVPGALLIGIVATTLIAIVVEQVFHIGPSNTSGATGWNLNAPVLPGTPVALPDLGLVGAFDFGAFGRIGIISSLMLVFTLVFTNFFDAMGTMTGLAKAADLSGERGDFPRLKGALVVEGFGAVAGGATSSSSNTVFIESASGIGEGARTGLASMVTGVLFLLAMFFTPLTQVVPLEVAAAALVIVGTLMASQIRDIVWTDFSVALPVFLTVLVMPLTYSIANGIGVGFLSWVLVRSFSGRVREVSPLLWVVSAGFLIFFARGPIEQLLGV, from the coding sequence ATGACCGAAGCGCGCACGTCGTCCCCCGCCCCCGAGACCCGCGGAGGACGCGGCGCGCTCGACCGGTTCTTCGAGATCACGAAGCGCGGATCCACGTACGCGCGCGAGATCCGCGGCGGCGTCCTCACCTTCGTGACGATGGCGTACATCGTCGTGCTCAACCCGCTGATCCTCGGCGGCTTCAGCGCCGACGCCGCCACGCTCGACGTGGAGGGCAACTGGCTGCGGGCCACGCAGGTGGGCGCCGCGACGGCCCTCACCGCGGGCGTCATGACGATCCTGTTCGGCCTCGTCGCGCGCCTCCCGTTCGCGTTCGCGGCGGGCCTCGGCATCAACTCGTTCCTCGCCGTGAGCGTGGTCGGCGAGGTCACCTGGCCCGAGGCGATGGGCCTCGTCGTCATCAACGGCCTCGTGATCGTGCTGCTCGCCACCACCGGACTGCGCACCCTGATCTTCCGGGCCGTCCCCCGCGAGCTCAAGACCGCCATCACGGTCGGCATCGGCCTCTTCATCGCGTTCATCGGCTTCGTCGACTCCGGCTTCGTGCGCGGCACGGGCGTCCCCGCGTCCCCGCTCGCGCTCGGGATCGACGGGTCCATCGCGTCGCTGCCGACCGTGGTCTTCGTCCTCGGCCTCGTGATCATGGGCGTGCTCATGGCCCGCCGCGTGCCCGGCGCGCTCCTCATCGGCATCGTCGCGACCACGCTCATCGCCATCGTCGTGGAGCAGGTCTTCCACATCGGCCCGTCGAACACCTCGGGCGCGACCGGCTGGAACCTCAACGCGCCCGTGCTGCCCGGCACCCCGGTCGCGCTGCCCGACCTCGGCCTCGTCGGCGCCTTCGACTTCGGCGCGTTCGGCCGCATCGGGATCATCTCGAGCCTGATGCTCGTCTTCACGCTGGTCTTCACGAACTTCTTCGACGCCATGGGCACCATGACGGGCCTCGCCAAGGCCGCCGACCTGTCGGGCGAGCGCGGCGACTTCCCCCGCCTCAAGGGCGCGCTGGTCGTCGAGGGCTTCGGCGCCGTCGCGGGCGGGGCCACCTCGAGCTCGTCGAACACGGTCTTCATCGAGTCGGCGTCCGGCATCGGCGAGGGCGCCCGCACGGGCCTCGCGTCGATGGTCACGGGCGTGCTGTTCCTCCTCGCGATGTTCTTCACGCCGCTCACGCAGGTCGTGCCGCTCGAGGTCGCGGCCGCCGCGCTGGTGATCGTCGGCACGCTCATGGCGTCGCAGATCCGCGACATCGTGTGGACGGACTTCTCGGTCGCGCTGCCCGTGTTCCTCACGGTGCTCGTCATGCCGCTCACCTACTCGATCGCCAACGGCATCGGCGTCGGCTTCCTCTCGTGGGTGCTCGTGCGCTCGTTCTCGGGTCGCGTGCGCGAGGTGTCGCCGCTGCTCTGGGTCGTCTCCGCCGGGTTCCTGATCTTCTTCGCGCGCGGGCCGATCGAGCAGCTGCTGGGCGTCTGA
- a CDS encoding NADP-dependent oxidoreductase: MSARSIQWQLAKRPTGEPTPDDVRRVEVDLPDLQDGEVRVENEFISVDPYMRGRMNDVPSYVPPFQLDEAMTGSAVGRVVESRSDDLAVGTLVSHMLGWRDVAQGQAGAFRPVPEVPGVASSAHLGVLGLTGLTAYVGLTRIASIQEGDVVFVSGAAGAVGSMVGQIARLLGASRVVGSAGSAEKVERLTSHLGFDAAFDYHGGDLDAKLAEAAPDGIDLYFDNVGGDHLSAALGALKDFGRVANCGSISTYNSTGAEIAIRNTGRIVTRGLTLRGFTLGNHQDLAPEFASKMGPWLAEGRITADETVIDGIDRAFEAFTGLMRGENVGKMVVRTSASA, encoded by the coding sequence ATGTCTGCACGCAGCATCCAGTGGCAGCTGGCGAAGCGCCCCACCGGCGAGCCCACCCCCGACGACGTCCGCCGCGTCGAGGTCGACCTCCCCGACCTGCAGGACGGCGAGGTCCGCGTCGAGAACGAGTTCATCTCCGTCGACCCCTACATGCGCGGACGCATGAACGACGTCCCGTCCTACGTGCCGCCCTTCCAGCTCGACGAGGCCATGACCGGATCCGCCGTCGGCCGCGTCGTCGAGTCCCGCTCCGACGACCTCGCGGTCGGCACTCTCGTCAGCCACATGCTCGGCTGGCGCGACGTCGCGCAGGGCCAGGCAGGCGCGTTCCGCCCCGTGCCCGAGGTGCCCGGCGTCGCGTCCTCCGCCCACCTCGGCGTGCTGGGCCTCACGGGCCTCACCGCCTACGTCGGCCTCACGCGCATCGCCTCCATCCAGGAGGGCGACGTCGTCTTCGTCTCCGGCGCGGCCGGGGCCGTCGGCTCGATGGTCGGCCAGATCGCCCGCCTCCTCGGCGCCTCGCGCGTCGTCGGCAGCGCGGGATCCGCCGAGAAGGTCGAGCGCCTCACGTCGCACCTCGGCTTCGACGCCGCGTTCGACTACCACGGCGGCGACCTCGACGCGAAGCTCGCGGAGGCGGCGCCCGACGGCATCGACCTCTACTTCGACAACGTCGGCGGCGACCACCTCTCCGCCGCGCTCGGCGCGCTCAAGGACTTCGGCCGCGTCGCCAACTGCGGGTCGATCTCGACCTACAACTCCACCGGCGCGGAGATCGCGATCCGCAACACGGGCCGCATCGTCACGCGCGGCCTCACGCTCCGCGGCTTCACGCTCGGCAACCACCAGGACCTCGCGCCCGAGTTCGCGTCGAAGATGGGCCCGTGGCTCGCCGAGGGCCGGATCACCGCCGACGAGACCGTGATCGACGGCATCGACCGCGCGTTCGAGGCCTTCACCGGCCTCATGCGCGGCGAGAACGTCGGGAAGATGGTCGTGCGGACCAGCGCCTCCGCCTGA
- a CDS encoding YihY/virulence factor BrkB family protein, translating to MPIRPHRAAPDDAAPQAELDERALHRRQRIGRELGWYACRRAVYGFMKHRGIDMAASLTFYSTLSLVPAAVAVLSLIGVVGDTRAGVEGVLRVLTAVLGDSAVDVIRDPVEQLADGPRSGIAFTVSFLGALWTSAAYVTAFGRAMNRVQETEEGRPLLKYRALMLGVTIALLVVSVVMVGMLLLTDDGARALGRQLGIGDTTLVVWAVVKWPLLVVLLTGIIGVLYAATPNLRRRRVDLLTWGSLVAIVAWGLGTAGFVAYVTHVATYESTYGVLGAVIVLLLWLYIGNLSLVLGGELDVEIIRARQLQAGIPAEHALRLPVRDTTRADRLARRRALLEDEGRRLREARSGREATTSEERRADAPPALPEDDAREVRVRRRRWSARPSSRRSRRA from the coding sequence ATGCCCATCCGCCCGCACCGCGCCGCACCCGACGACGCCGCGCCGCAGGCCGAGCTCGACGAGCGTGCCCTCCACCGGCGCCAGCGCATCGGCCGCGAGCTCGGGTGGTACGCGTGCCGCCGCGCGGTCTACGGCTTCATGAAGCACCGCGGCATCGACATGGCCGCGAGCCTCACCTTCTACTCCACGCTCTCGCTCGTCCCCGCCGCCGTCGCGGTGCTCAGCCTCATCGGCGTCGTCGGCGACACGCGCGCCGGCGTCGAGGGCGTGCTCCGCGTGCTCACGGCGGTGCTCGGCGACTCGGCGGTCGACGTGATCCGCGACCCGGTCGAGCAGCTCGCCGACGGCCCGCGGTCCGGCATCGCCTTCACGGTGAGCTTCCTCGGCGCGCTCTGGACCTCGGCGGCCTACGTCACGGCCTTCGGCCGCGCGATGAACCGCGTGCAGGAGACCGAGGAGGGCCGGCCGCTCCTGAAGTACCGGGCGCTGATGCTCGGGGTGACGATCGCGCTGCTGGTCGTCAGCGTCGTGATGGTCGGCATGCTGCTGCTCACCGACGACGGCGCCCGCGCGCTCGGGCGGCAGCTCGGGATCGGCGACACGACGCTCGTGGTGTGGGCCGTCGTGAAGTGGCCGCTGCTCGTGGTGCTGCTGACGGGGATCATCGGCGTGCTGTACGCCGCGACGCCCAACCTCCGCCGCCGCCGCGTGGACCTGCTCACGTGGGGCAGCCTCGTGGCGATCGTCGCGTGGGGCCTCGGCACCGCCGGCTTCGTCGCGTACGTGACGCACGTGGCCACCTACGAGTCGACCTACGGGGTGCTCGGCGCGGTGATCGTGCTGCTGCTGTGGCTCTACATCGGGAACCTGTCGCTCGTGCTGGGCGGCGAGCTCGACGTGGAGATCATCCGCGCGAGGCAGCTGCAGGCGGGCATCCCGGCCGAGCACGCGCTGCGCCTGCCGGTGCGGGACACGACCCGCGCCGACCGCCTCGCGCGGCGCCGGGCGCTCCTCGAGGACGAGGGGCGGCGCCTGCGCGAGGCGCGGTCGGGACGGGAGGCGACGACCTCCGAGGAGCGCCGGGCGGATGCCCCGCCGGCGCTCCCCGAGGACGACGCCCGGGAGGTGCGGGTCAGGCGGAGGCGCTGGTCCGCACGACCATCTTCCCGACGTTCTCGCCGCGCATGA
- a CDS encoding CYTH and CHAD domain-containing protein, producing MVHTSSVEIERKYDVPDGVPVPGFVGIEGIAEARPAEPVTLVAVYLDTADHALADRRMILRRREGGHDAGWHVKLPADGGEGRTELGWPLADGDDGDGAIPGPVLDQVAVHVRGRELTPLARLETVRTTITLHDADGRAVAEFADDRVTGSDIRGGTVRAWHEWEVELLPDAPAKRKQRTALLDRIERHVLDAGARPSDSASKLARALGADALGRQAPAGPALPDPATLTKESPASDVARAVLARGVRDLVAADPHVRADEHDAVHRMRVAVRRLRSALRTHQDVIDPAATAPVRAELTALGAVLGDARDMEVLRDRVVWSVVEHDTETVPDHVGDALHDVLDERHRRARERVIRALSSARYVALLDDLDRLVQDPPLTHDASSPAGPALHAALRRDAERVGRRAAVAQEAVGEAARTEALHEVRKAAKRLRYAAEEVSGRTVTVLGRKTIRLATAAEEVHDELGEHRDGLAMQRILREEAKRLAARGEDAFALGVLHEAERLRTESALWRAERAIERLLATAVPGA from the coding sequence ATGGTGCACACATCCTCCGTCGAGATCGAGCGCAAGTACGACGTCCCCGACGGGGTGCCCGTCCCGGGCTTCGTCGGCATCGAGGGGATCGCCGAGGCGCGGCCCGCGGAGCCCGTGACGCTCGTCGCGGTCTACCTCGACACGGCCGACCACGCGCTCGCCGACCGCCGCATGATCCTCCGTCGCCGCGAGGGCGGCCACGACGCGGGCTGGCACGTGAAGCTCCCGGCCGACGGCGGCGAGGGCCGCACCGAGCTCGGCTGGCCGCTCGCGGACGGCGACGACGGCGACGGCGCGATCCCCGGCCCCGTGCTCGACCAGGTCGCCGTCCACGTGCGCGGCCGCGAGCTCACGCCGCTCGCGCGCCTCGAGACCGTGCGCACGACCATCACGCTGCACGACGCCGACGGCCGGGCGGTCGCCGAGTTCGCCGACGACCGCGTCACCGGATCCGACATCCGCGGCGGCACCGTGCGCGCCTGGCACGAGTGGGAGGTCGAGCTGCTGCCCGACGCGCCCGCGAAGCGGAAGCAGCGCACCGCGCTCCTCGACCGGATCGAGCGGCACGTCCTCGACGCCGGCGCCCGCCCGTCCGACAGCGCCTCCAAGCTCGCCCGCGCGCTCGGCGCCGACGCGCTCGGCCGGCAGGCGCCCGCGGGGCCCGCCCTGCCGGATCCCGCCACCCTCACGAAGGAGAGCCCCGCGTCGGACGTCGCCCGCGCGGTCCTCGCCCGCGGCGTCCGCGACCTCGTCGCCGCCGACCCGCACGTCCGCGCCGACGAGCACGACGCCGTGCATCGCATGCGCGTCGCCGTCCGCCGCCTCCGCAGCGCGCTCCGCACCCACCAGGACGTGATCGATCCCGCCGCCACCGCGCCCGTCCGCGCCGAGCTCACGGCGCTCGGGGCCGTGCTCGGCGACGCCCGCGACATGGAGGTGCTGCGCGACCGCGTCGTCTGGTCCGTGGTCGAGCACGACACGGAGACCGTGCCCGACCACGTGGGCGACGCCCTGCACGACGTCCTCGACGAGCGCCACCGCCGCGCCCGCGAGCGGGTGATCCGCGCGCTCTCGTCGGCGCGCTACGTCGCCCTGCTCGACGACCTCGACCGCCTGGTCCAGGATCCGCCCCTCACCCACGACGCGAGTTCCCCGGCGGGCCCGGCCCTGCACGCGGCCCTCCGTCGTGACGCCGAGCGGGTCGGCCGCCGCGCCGCGGTCGCGCAGGAGGCGGTCGGCGAGGCCGCGCGCACCGAGGCGCTGCACGAGGTCCGCAAGGCCGCCAAGCGCCTCCGCTACGCCGCGGAGGAGGTCAGCGGACGCACCGTCACGGTGCTCGGGCGGAAGACGATCCGGCTCGCGACCGCGGCCGAGGAGGTGCACGACGAGCTCGGCGAGCACCGCGATGGCCTCGCCATGCAGCGCATCCTCCGCGAGGAGGCCAAGCGCCTCGCGGCCCGCGGCGAGGACGCCTTCGCGCTCGGCGTGCTGCACGAGGCCGAGCGGCTGCGCACCGAGTCCGCCCTCTGGCGGGCCGAGCGGGCGATCGAGCGCCTGCTCGCGACCGCCGTCCCGGGAGCGTGA
- a CDS encoding polyprenol monophosphomannose synthase, translated as MSSLTIVIPTYEEARNVGDLLPRLAAMAAENPDFRITAMIVDDSSPDGTADLARSLAPSVETDAFRVRVETRAEKAGLGAAYIWAFEKLLGSDEPPTHILQMDADLSHDPSYITEMLRRVRGGADLVVASRYIRGGATPDWNLKRRFLSVGGNLYTRLFLGSRITDYTGGFNLYETGLLRRITPSTITTTGYGFQIEMKQRALKQARRPTEVAIVFMDRTEGESKIPSDTLVKNLLLVLQLRFGLRRG; from the coding sequence TTGAGCAGTCTCACGATCGTGATCCCCACCTACGAGGAGGCGCGCAACGTCGGGGATCTGCTGCCCCGCCTCGCGGCCATGGCGGCCGAGAACCCCGACTTCCGGATCACCGCGATGATCGTCGACGACTCCTCCCCGGACGGCACCGCCGACCTCGCCCGGTCGCTCGCGCCGAGCGTCGAGACCGACGCGTTCCGCGTCCGCGTCGAGACGCGCGCGGAGAAGGCCGGCCTCGGCGCCGCGTACATCTGGGCCTTCGAGAAGCTGCTCGGGTCCGACGAGCCGCCCACGCACATCCTGCAGATGGACGCCGACCTCTCGCACGACCCCTCCTACATCACGGAGATGCTGCGCCGGGTGCGCGGCGGGGCCGACCTCGTGGTCGCCTCGCGCTACATCCGCGGTGGGGCCACGCCCGACTGGAACCTCAAGCGCCGGTTCCTCAGCGTCGGCGGCAACCTCTACACGCGCCTGTTCCTCGGGTCGCGGATCACCGACTACACGGGCGGCTTCAACCTCTACGAGACCGGGCTGCTGCGGCGGATCACGCCGTCCACCATCACGACGACGGGCTACGGGTTCCAGATCGAGATGAAGCAGCGCGCGCTGAAGCAGGCGAGGCGGCCCACTGAGGTGGCGATCGTGTTCATGGACCGCACCGAGGGCGAGTCGAAGATCCCGAGCGACACGCTCGTGAAGAACCTGCTCCTCGTGCTGCAGCTGCGCTTCGGCCTGCGCCGGGGCTGA
- a CDS encoding GtrA family protein codes for MTKLLADRRVRFLIAGLLNTGLDFVLLNALILAAHMPVLAANLISVTVGITISYFLNHFFVFRHGEPVTVGRFLKFFAVTGFSSLLLQSGVIWLFERGFDTTFGRSLLMFGTSAEQEFLEINIAKATAVLIGLVWNFTLYRLVVFRTPTPAEPDAPDAEGSPAVREAASAD; via the coding sequence GTGACGAAGCTCCTCGCCGACCGCCGCGTCCGCTTCCTCATCGCCGGCCTCCTCAACACGGGCCTCGACTTCGTGCTGCTCAACGCGCTGATCCTCGCGGCGCACATGCCCGTGCTCGCCGCGAACCTGATCTCGGTCACGGTCGGCATCACCATCTCGTACTTCCTCAACCACTTCTTCGTGTTCCGGCACGGCGAGCCCGTGACGGTGGGCCGGTTCCTCAAGTTCTTCGCGGTCACGGGCTTCAGCTCGCTGCTGCTGCAGAGCGGCGTCATCTGGCTCTTCGAGCGCGGCTTCGACACGACCTTCGGCCGCTCGCTGCTAATGTTCGGCACGAGCGCGGAGCAGGAGTTCCTCGAGATCAACATCGCGAAGGCCACGGCGGTGCTCATCGGCCTCGTATGGAACTTCACGCTCTACCGGCTGGTGGTGTTCCGGACCCCGACGCCCGCCGAGCCCGACGCGCCCGACGCCGAGGGCTCCCCCGCCGTCCGCGAGGCCGCGTCCGCCGATTGA